The following are encoded in a window of Geobacter metallireducens GS-15 genomic DNA:
- a CDS encoding ISL3-like element ISGme6 family transposase: protein MLIKTVLNKFERFKSFIYGDCRLAKVGGSEALVIDIKARRNSKPECPECGKRGKTYDTQPARLFEYVPIWAFKVFFRYAPRRVLCPIHGVKVESLPWGYGKEQMTISYQVYLARWARRLSWKEVAEIFKTSWDSIFRAVQYAVDYGLANRNLDGVTEIGVDEIAVFKGHQYLTMVYQLNAGVRRLLWCGPQRRIRTLLRFFREFGKERSAKLKYVCSDMWAPYLKVIAKRAPNAVNILDRFHIMRKFNEAIDEVRRTEAKEFKAAKQENVLEKGRWLLLKRPENLSEKQTSRLGDLLKLNLSSIKAYLLREDFQQFWDYQRSDFAGKFLDDWVIRTMQTDLEPMKKVARMLRNHKPMILNWFKAKGRLSSGAVEGLNLKAKLTIRKAYGFRTIKCLQVALYHTLGDLPEPLCHHRFC, encoded by the coding sequence ATGCTTATCAAGACTGTACTGAACAAGTTCGAGCGTTTCAAGTCCTTCATTTACGGAGATTGCCGACTGGCGAAAGTCGGCGGCTCAGAAGCACTGGTCATTGACATCAAGGCTCGTCGCAACAGCAAGCCCGAATGCCCGGAATGTGGCAAGCGAGGCAAGACATACGACACGCAACCGGCCCGACTGTTCGAGTATGTGCCGATCTGGGCGTTCAAGGTCTTCTTTCGCTACGCTCCCCGTCGGGTTCTGTGCCCAATCCATGGGGTAAAGGTTGAATCCCTCCCCTGGGGGTATGGCAAAGAGCAAATGACGATCTCGTACCAGGTCTATCTTGCCCGGTGGGCTCGGCGACTCTCCTGGAAGGAAGTTGCCGAAATCTTTAAGACCAGTTGGGACAGCATCTTTCGGGCGGTGCAGTATGCTGTCGATTACGGCCTGGCAAACAGAAACCTTGATGGCGTTACGGAAATCGGTGTTGATGAAATTGCCGTCTTCAAGGGCCATCAGTATCTTACGATGGTCTATCAGCTCAATGCCGGCGTCAGGCGTCTTCTCTGGTGTGGTCCGCAACGTCGGATAAGAACGCTACTGCGCTTCTTTCGGGAATTCGGCAAAGAACGCAGCGCCAAGCTCAAGTATGTCTGCAGCGACATGTGGGCACCGTATCTCAAGGTTATCGCCAAGCGGGCACCCAATGCCGTGAACATCCTCGACCGCTTCCACATCATGCGGAAGTTTAACGAAGCGATTGACGAGGTTCGGCGCACCGAAGCCAAGGAGTTCAAGGCCGCCAAGCAGGAGAACGTCCTGGAAAAGGGCCGTTGGTTGCTGCTGAAACGGCCGGAAAATCTGTCCGAGAAGCAGACGTCACGATTGGGAGATTTGCTCAAGCTCAACCTCTCATCAATCAAGGCATATCTGCTGCGCGAGGACTTTCAGCAGTTCTGGGACTACCAGCGGTCTGACTTTGCTGGCAAGTTCCTCGACGACTGGGTCATCAGGACAATGCAAACTGACCTGGAACCGATGAAGAAGGTTGCCAGGATGTTACGCAACCACAAACCGATGATTCTCAACTGGTTCAAGGCAAAAGGCCGACTTTCCAGCGGCGCGGTAGAGGGTCTGAACCTCAAAGCAAAACTGACTATCAGAAAAGCGTACGGTTTCCGAACCATCAAGTGCCTGCAAGTGGCGCTATATCACACACTTGGCGACTTGCCAGAACCCCTGTGTCACCACAGATTCTGCTAA
- a CDS encoding SPFH domain-containing protein, with protein MLLNVVLDHWGYFAALVPIAVLLYASIVIVGGNEIALIERRWFGSKMPQGRVVALGNEVGIQARTLGPGLHFLIPFIYKATKSVFTEILDNEIGLIESVDGNAIPAGRIFAEVVTGHNSFQDGEAFIKNGGQKGPQIEVLPPGKYRINPYLFKLTKGTVTEIKDTEIGIVESVDGAAIPEGKIFARAVEGHASFQNGEAFIKNGGQKGPQIEIIPPGNYRINPYLFKVTKSLATKISEGEIGMVESSDGSAIPAGRIFANVVPGHNSFQDGEAFIKNGGQKGPQIEILPPGVYRIHPNLFRIMKAAAVVIAKGEVGMVTAQDGEPIPMGRLLAQSVPEHSNFENGEAFLKNGGQKGPQIDVLLPGTYRINLNLFQIQIAPAAVVEANKIGLVTALDGIPLPEREYVASPITGHNDYQDGSAFLTKSGQRGPQLDVLRPGTYYINPLMFSVAIDDVAVVERGQVGVIVSNVGDDPTEEMKKRLGSSQTGASIEEGKEKYVVPKGFRGIQEEVAGPGRYYLNRRAFMCYIIDTTNITIDWDDQEDTRFDQLTVISKDGFPIQVAVKVVIRVRPDQAPYMVAKVGSIDNLIQHVIHPMIDSSFRNQASTASAMNFLQSRSEEQSKAESRARIDLERYHVECVSVLICQIKLPEDLMETQTKRIIAEQQQEMYKMEQRSQAERTEMEKMRATADQQPTLVASEIAVKVATQKKAEMITLAEGTAEAQALEGTGEGKRLKAIGDGEASKIAAIGDATAQAYSKQKEAIGEDAIKQIKIVELISAAIENGQIKIVPDVLVSGGGTAGDGLMGQLTRLLPGVDLNALMAKGGKQPQA; from the coding sequence ATGTTATTAAATGTCGTTCTTGACCACTGGGGGTACTTTGCCGCACTGGTGCCCATTGCCGTCCTCCTCTATGCCTCAATCGTCATTGTCGGCGGTAACGAAATCGCCCTCATCGAGCGGCGCTGGTTCGGGAGCAAGATGCCCCAGGGACGTGTCGTGGCCCTGGGGAACGAGGTGGGCATCCAGGCCCGCACCCTCGGCCCGGGGCTCCATTTCCTCATCCCCTTCATCTACAAGGCGACCAAGAGCGTTTTCACGGAAATCCTCGACAACGAGATCGGCCTCATCGAATCGGTGGACGGCAACGCCATTCCGGCGGGGCGGATTTTCGCCGAGGTGGTAACCGGTCACAACTCCTTCCAGGACGGCGAGGCCTTCATCAAAAACGGCGGCCAGAAGGGGCCCCAGATCGAGGTGCTCCCTCCGGGGAAATACCGGATCAACCCCTACCTCTTCAAGCTGACCAAGGGGACTGTCACCGAGATCAAGGACACGGAAATCGGCATCGTCGAGTCGGTGGATGGCGCCGCCATCCCCGAGGGTAAAATCTTCGCCAGGGCGGTGGAGGGGCACGCCTCCTTCCAAAACGGCGAGGCGTTCATCAAGAACGGCGGCCAGAAGGGGCCCCAGATCGAGATCATCCCGCCGGGCAACTACCGGATCAACCCCTACCTCTTCAAGGTCACCAAGAGCCTCGCCACCAAGATCAGCGAAGGGGAGATCGGCATGGTGGAGTCGTCGGACGGCTCGGCCATCCCCGCGGGGCGGATCTTCGCCAACGTGGTGCCGGGGCACAACTCCTTTCAGGACGGCGAGGCATTCATCAAGAACGGCGGCCAGAAGGGACCCCAGATCGAAATCCTGCCGCCGGGGGTCTACCGGATCCATCCCAATCTCTTCCGCATCATGAAGGCGGCGGCGGTGGTCATCGCCAAGGGTGAGGTGGGGATGGTCACGGCCCAGGACGGCGAACCGATCCCAATGGGGCGGCTCCTGGCCCAGAGCGTGCCGGAGCACTCCAACTTCGAGAACGGCGAGGCATTCCTGAAAAACGGCGGCCAGAAGGGGCCCCAGATCGACGTGCTCCTCCCCGGTACCTACCGGATCAACCTGAACCTGTTCCAGATCCAGATCGCCCCGGCGGCGGTCGTGGAGGCCAACAAGATCGGTCTGGTCACCGCCCTGGACGGCATCCCCCTGCCGGAGCGGGAGTATGTCGCCTCCCCCATCACCGGCCACAACGACTACCAGGACGGCTCCGCCTTCCTCACCAAGAGCGGCCAGCGGGGACCGCAGCTCGACGTCCTTCGCCCCGGCACCTACTACATCAACCCCCTCATGTTCAGCGTCGCCATTGACGATGTGGCCGTGGTGGAGCGGGGCCAGGTGGGGGTCATCGTCTCCAACGTGGGGGATGACCCGACGGAGGAGATGAAGAAGCGGCTCGGCTCATCCCAGACCGGCGCCTCCATCGAGGAGGGGAAAGAGAAGTACGTGGTCCCCAAGGGGTTCCGGGGGATCCAGGAGGAGGTGGCCGGACCCGGCCGTTACTACCTGAACCGCCGGGCCTTCATGTGCTACATCATCGACACCACCAACATCACCATCGACTGGGACGACCAGGAGGACACCCGTTTCGACCAGCTCACCGTCATCTCCAAGGACGGCTTCCCCATCCAGGTGGCGGTTAAGGTGGTCATCCGCGTCCGGCCCGACCAGGCCCCCTACATGGTGGCAAAGGTGGGATCCATCGACAACCTGATCCAGCACGTCATCCACCCCATGATCGACTCCTCCTTCCGCAACCAGGCCTCTACCGCCTCGGCCATGAACTTCCTCCAGAGCCGCTCCGAAGAGCAGTCCAAAGCCGAGAGCCGTGCCCGCATCGACCTGGAGAGGTACCATGTGGAGTGTGTCTCCGTACTCATATGCCAGATCAAGCTCCCCGAAGACCTGATGGAGACCCAGACCAAGCGGATCATCGCCGAGCAGCAGCAGGAGATGTACAAGATGGAGCAGCGCTCCCAGGCCGAGCGGACCGAGATGGAGAAGATGCGGGCCACCGCCGACCAGCAGCCTACCCTCGTGGCGTCTGAGATCGCCGTGAAGGTGGCCACCCAGAAGAAGGCCGAGATGATCACCCTGGCCGAAGGTACCGCCGAAGCCCAGGCCCTGGAAGGGACCGGCGAAGGGAAGCGGCTGAAGGCCATCGGCGACGGCGAGGCGTCAAAGATCGCCGCCATCGGCGACGCCACCGCCCAGGCCTACTCGAAACAGAAAGAGGCCATCGGCGAAGACGCCATCAAGCAGATCAAGATCGTCGAACTGATCTCCGCCGCCATCGAAAACGGCCAGATCAAGATCGTCCCCGATGTGCTCGTCTCCGGCGGCGGCACAGCCGGCGACGGGCTCATGGGGCAGTTGACCCGGCTGCTGCCGGGGGTGGATTTGAATGCGTTGATGGCGAAGGGGGGGAAGCAGCCTCAGGCGTGA
- the gatC gene encoding Asp-tRNA(Asn)/Glu-tRNA(Gln) amidotransferase subunit GatC — protein sequence MKITKAEVDAVALLARLELTPEETETFTGQMDAILAYVEKLNELDTSGIIPTSHAVPVENAFRDDAVRPSIGVENALANAPDRVEGFFRVPKVIE from the coding sequence ATGAAGATAACCAAAGCCGAAGTCGACGCCGTTGCCCTCCTGGCACGCCTTGAGCTGACCCCGGAGGAGACGGAGACCTTCACCGGCCAGATGGACGCCATCCTCGCCTACGTGGAAAAGCTGAACGAGCTGGACACGAGCGGCATCATCCCCACTTCCCACGCGGTGCCGGTGGAAAACGCCTTCCGGGACGACGCGGTCCGCCCCTCCATCGGCGTGGAGAACGCCCTGGCCAACGCCCCGGACCGGGTGGAAGGATTCTTCCGGGTGCCGAAGGTGATCGAGTGA
- a CDS encoding adenylate/guanylate cyclase domain-containing protein, producing MAKTIDEIINKHYNEAAGGIVDKVPSALKRGEGTEREFYMLKIDLVDSTLFTWTRTHKTYLKLAHTFLSSVDEISREFGADDDQVEYVGDSIIAYFRADKVNALSVLYAAYYCRIAALQMKSLDATFSKYHFLTKTILHHGKLILAKIGPRGDTFVTAIGPALHRACKMESRVSPGQSRVSKEFREKLLGREKLLLKPNYKETQVPKVPEFQPATHNLSNLLYPSSSPATLLGMSPSDLAQTTENLLAGAIAPRRGLMEFARTTPSAQTKFEVKRELIDFSVKWDDVARYIALQRR from the coding sequence ATGGCTAAGACAATCGATGAGATTATAAATAAACATTATAACGAGGCTGCCGGCGGAATTGTAGACAAAGTTCCATCTGCCTTGAAACGCGGTGAGGGGACCGAGCGTGAGTTCTACATGCTCAAAATTGACCTCGTTGATTCGACGTTATTCACCTGGACGCGGACTCATAAGACATATCTCAAGCTAGCTCATACTTTTCTTTCCTCGGTTGATGAAATATCCCGCGAATTTGGCGCTGACGATGATCAGGTCGAATATGTCGGAGATAGCATCATTGCCTATTTCAGAGCAGACAAAGTGAACGCACTCTCTGTTCTTTATGCCGCATATTACTGCCGAATAGCAGCTCTACAGATGAAATCTCTCGATGCAACCTTCAGTAAATATCATTTTTTGACTAAAACAATTCTGCACCATGGGAAATTGATATTGGCCAAAATAGGGCCACGAGGAGATACGTTTGTGACAGCCATAGGCCCGGCGTTACATAGGGCGTGCAAAATGGAATCAAGGGTTTCCCCTGGACAGAGCAGAGTATCGAAGGAATTCAGAGAAAAGCTGCTGGGAAGAGAGAAACTGCTGTTAAAACCAAATTACAAAGAGACCCAAGTACCCAAGGTACCCGAGTTTCAACCGGCAACGCACAATTTATCAAACCTACTTTATCCTTCTTCGAGTCCGGCGACTTTACTTGGTATGAGCCCATCAGATTTGGCGCAGACCACAGAAAATTTGCTGGCTGGAGCAATTGCCCCTCGACGTGGGCTTATGGAATTCGCCCGTACCACTCCATCAGCGCAGACTAAATTCGAAGTCAAACGAGAATTGATTGATTTCTCTGTCAAATGGGATGATGTAGCGAGATACATCGCATTGCAGCGCAGGTAG
- the gatA gene encoding Asp-tRNA(Asn)/Glu-tRNA(Gln) amidotransferase subunit GatA, producing the protein MELFDLTIHELHDRLKRKELSSVEATRAMLARIEAVDPKVNAYITVTPEEALAAAEAADRRIAAGDMAPLTGIPVALKDIFVTKGIRTTCASKILDNFVPPYDGTAVAKLKEAGAVIVGKLNQDEFAMGSSGESSAFGPTRNPWNLECIPGGSSSGSAAAIAARTATATLGTDTGGSIRQPASHCGCVGLRPTYGRVSRYGVIAYASSLDQVGPVTRDVTDCALMLQAVAGHDPMDSTSVEVPVPDYAKGLTGDVKGLKLGLPKEYYIEGLDPDVKKALDEAIETYRGLGAEFVDISLPHTDYAVATYYLIATAEASSNLARYEGVRFGHRTEGAANLIDMFRKTRSEGFGDEVKRRIMIGTYALSSGYYDAYYLKAQKVRTLIMQDFLKAFEAVDAILTPVAPTPAFKIGEKTSDPLRMYLSDIFTIPVNLAGTCAVSVPAGMSGAGLPIGLQLIGRPFGEETILRAAHAFEQATAWHTQKAGI; encoded by the coding sequence ATGGAACTCTTTGATCTGACCATACACGAACTGCACGACCGGCTGAAGCGGAAGGAGCTCTCCTCCGTGGAGGCGACGAGAGCGATGCTCGCCCGCATCGAGGCGGTGGACCCGAAGGTGAACGCCTACATCACGGTCACCCCCGAGGAGGCCCTGGCCGCGGCAGAAGCGGCTGACCGGCGCATTGCCGCCGGCGACATGGCCCCGCTGACCGGCATCCCCGTCGCCCTCAAAGACATCTTCGTCACCAAGGGGATCCGCACCACCTGCGCCTCGAAGATCCTCGACAACTTTGTCCCCCCCTACGACGGGACAGCGGTGGCGAAGCTGAAGGAGGCCGGCGCGGTCATCGTGGGGAAACTAAACCAGGACGAGTTCGCCATGGGCTCCTCCGGCGAGTCGAGCGCCTTCGGCCCCACCAGAAACCCCTGGAACCTGGAGTGCATCCCCGGCGGCTCCTCCAGCGGATCGGCGGCGGCCATCGCAGCCCGCACCGCCACGGCGACGCTCGGCACCGACACCGGCGGCTCCATCCGCCAGCCCGCCTCCCACTGCGGCTGCGTGGGGCTTCGCCCCACCTACGGCCGGGTCTCCCGCTACGGGGTCATCGCCTACGCCTCCTCCCTGGACCAGGTGGGGCCCGTGACCCGGGACGTGACCGACTGCGCCCTCATGCTCCAGGCCGTGGCCGGCCATGACCCCATGGATTCCACCAGCGTCGAGGTGCCGGTCCCCGACTACGCAAAGGGGCTCACCGGCGACGTGAAGGGGCTGAAGCTGGGGCTTCCCAAGGAGTACTACATCGAGGGGCTCGACCCGGACGTGAAGAAGGCCCTGGACGAGGCCATCGAGACCTACCGGGGCCTCGGCGCCGAGTTTGTGGATATCTCCCTCCCCCACACCGACTACGCCGTGGCCACCTATTACCTGATCGCCACCGCCGAGGCCAGCTCCAACCTGGCCCGCTACGAGGGGGTCCGCTTCGGTCACCGGACGGAAGGGGCCGCAAACCTTATCGACATGTTCCGCAAGACCCGCTCCGAAGGGTTCGGAGACGAGGTGAAGCGGCGGATCATGATCGGCACCTATGCCCTCTCCTCCGGCTACTACGACGCCTACTACCTGAAGGCCCAGAAAGTCCGCACCCTCATCATGCAGGACTTCCTCAAGGCCTTCGAGGCCGTGGACGCCATCCTCACCCCCGTGGCCCCGACCCCGGCCTTCAAAATCGGCGAGAAGACGAGCGATCCGCTCCGGATGTACCTGTCGGACATCTTCACCATCCCCGTGAACCTGGCCGGCACCTGCGCCGTCTCCGTCCCCGCCGGGATGAGCGGCGCCGGACTCCCCATCGGCCTCCAGCTCATCGGCCGCCCCTTCGGGGAGGAAACCATACTGCGCGCCGCCCACGCCTTCGAGCAGGCCACGGCGTGGCATACGCAAAAGGCCGGGATATAG
- a CDS encoding phospholipase D-like domain-containing protein, whose amino-acid sequence MIRPLLLITLSLLLILTAVPGARLSAAETTPVTLPLARSIQPLLSAHPGKTGLYVLEKGEESLLARAWLADHATKSIDVQYFIWSSDNIGILASEALLRAAERGIRVRVLVDDLLIDAPPESLLALARHPNIDIRIYNPKMTVGTSKVKRFANVVTGFRSVNQRMHDKTALFDGMVGITGGRNMADEYYDFDQEYTFRDRDMLMLGPTVAEAEASFARFWESPLAVPVEKLLKKPMKKMTPERTGQVYAGLHAYAGKPENFAPEVRQALQNLPRRFDGLLREMVWDEARFISDLPGKNSGREGLGGGGRSTAALVDAVSRAKRRVTIQSPYLVMPEGGVELFRKLIRRGVEVRIVTNSLAATDNLQAFSGYRKQRNRLLKAGITIREFRPDPAVRQELIDRYPKLKEKPPTFALHAKTMVIDGVTLFVGTFNLDPRSANLNTEVGVMVRNPALARQVEERIERDMRPENSWNPATDNPDRRASAAKRNRLRLWKSLPLTPIL is encoded by the coding sequence ATGATCCGACCTCTGCTCCTTATCACCCTGTCACTCCTTCTCATACTCACCGCCGTTCCCGGCGCACGCCTGTCAGCCGCCGAAACCACCCCGGTAACGCTTCCCCTGGCCCGGAGCATCCAGCCCCTGCTGTCTGCCCACCCCGGCAAGACCGGCCTCTATGTCTTGGAAAAGGGGGAAGAGTCGCTCCTGGCCCGGGCGTGGCTCGCGGACCACGCCACGAAGAGCATCGACGTCCAGTATTTCATCTGGAGCAGCGACAACATCGGCATCCTGGCCTCGGAGGCGTTGCTGCGGGCGGCGGAGCGGGGGATACGGGTGCGGGTGCTGGTGGATGACCTCCTCATCGACGCGCCGCCGGAATCGCTCCTGGCCCTGGCCCGTCACCCCAACATCGACATCCGGATCTACAACCCGAAGATGACGGTGGGAACCTCGAAGGTGAAGCGGTTCGCCAACGTTGTGACCGGCTTCCGTTCCGTGAACCAGCGGATGCACGACAAGACCGCCCTCTTCGACGGCATGGTGGGGATCACCGGCGGCCGCAACATGGCCGACGAGTACTACGATTTCGACCAGGAGTACACCTTCCGGGACCGGGACATGCTGATGCTCGGCCCGACTGTGGCCGAGGCGGAGGCGAGCTTCGCCCGTTTCTGGGAGAGCCCCCTGGCTGTGCCGGTGGAGAAGCTGCTGAAAAAGCCCATGAAGAAGATGACGCCGGAGCGGACCGGCCAGGTCTATGCCGGCCTCCACGCCTATGCCGGGAAGCCGGAAAACTTCGCCCCGGAGGTCCGCCAGGCGCTCCAGAACCTCCCCCGCAGGTTCGACGGGCTGCTGCGGGAGATGGTCTGGGACGAGGCCCGCTTCATCTCGGACCTGCCGGGAAAGAACAGCGGCCGGGAGGGACTGGGGGGCGGCGGCCGGAGCACGGCGGCCCTGGTGGACGCGGTGAGCCGGGCCAAGCGGCGGGTCACCATCCAGTCCCCCTACCTGGTCATGCCCGAGGGGGGCGTGGAGCTGTTCCGGAAGCTGATCCGGCGCGGGGTGGAGGTGCGGATCGTCACCAACTCCCTGGCCGCCACCGACAACCTCCAGGCCTTCAGCGGCTACCGGAAGCAGCGCAACCGGCTCCTGAAGGCGGGGATCACCATCCGGGAATTCCGCCCGGACCCGGCCGTGCGGCAGGAGCTGATCGACCGCTACCCGAAGCTGAAGGAGAAGCCCCCCACCTTCGCCCTCCATGCAAAGACCATGGTGATCGACGGCGTGACTCTGTTCGTCGGCACCTTCAACCTGGACCCCCGTTCCGCCAACCTGAACACCGAGGTGGGGGTGATGGTCCGCAACCCCGCCCTGGCCCGCCAGGTGGAGGAGCGGATCGAGCGGGACATGCGCCCGGAGAACAGCTGGAATCCGGCCACGGACAACCCGGACCGCCGCGCCTCGGCGGCCAAGCGGAACAGGCTGCGCCTCTGGAAGTCGCTGCCGCTGACCCCCATCCTCTGA
- a CDS encoding hybrid sensor histidine kinase/response regulator, translating into MPEPGTTPTFDAFHRSAEGLLRAMNLETWRIRNWRLFTKIFLMSTVAVFVIIAGLLGFFLPLLESKLIHERTDNASHIVDAARSIAAHYHSLQLRGELSEPEARRLAVNTLRALRYNVNGYVWVHDLENRMVMHPLQPELEGHYLTRLADARGKPLFLTMNNLVRREGKGEVDYLWPRPGEQEPSRKVSYVSLFEPWQWVLGSGVYLDDVQDEISMLEARVITGALVTLLLSVVFSAYAAYRINRPLRQALFCAAAAMGHDTSVVEDKSHDETHQVLHTIERMVNDLKRSRDEAESASRMKGEFLANMSHEIRTPMNAIIGMTELTLETPLSPSQRENLEIIGSSAESLLGLLNDILDFSRIEAGRLLLEKVPFDLRNTVEGALDVVAPQAHGKGLELILDVARDLPEAFIGDPTRLRQVLINLLSNAVKFTAKGEVGLKVERAPSSGTDDGVMLLFTVSDTGIGIPADKLSLIFESFTQADGSTTRKYGGSGLGLAICRALVSMMGGDISVKSAVGVGSTFRFTARLGTCALQNREIRQAGIPRFGREVKILLAEDNPMNLKVSRLLLEMMGCQVVAVENGGDVVSAMKGERFDVVLMDIQMPVLDGLEATRVIRSGSERGIDQTTPVIAMTAHALKGYEKVCHEAGMNDFISKPVRAGELYNVILRNLPPAPGGGGVTPSAL; encoded by the coding sequence GTGCCGGAACCCGGCACGACTCCCACCTTTGATGCCTTCCATCGTTCGGCAGAAGGACTGCTGCGGGCCATGAATCTCGAAACCTGGCGGATACGCAACTGGCGACTCTTCACGAAAATATTCCTCATGTCGACGGTGGCGGTGTTCGTCATCATAGCGGGGCTGCTGGGGTTCTTCCTGCCGCTTCTGGAATCGAAGCTGATCCACGAGCGGACGGATAACGCGAGCCATATCGTGGACGCGGCACGCTCCATAGCCGCCCACTACCATTCCCTCCAACTCCGGGGGGAGCTCTCCGAGCCAGAGGCCCGCAGACTGGCCGTGAATACCCTTCGTGCATTGCGCTACAATGTCAACGGCTACGTCTGGGTCCATGACCTGGAGAACAGGATGGTGATGCACCCCCTGCAACCCGAATTGGAGGGGCACTATCTCACCCGCTTGGCCGACGCCCGGGGGAAGCCCCTCTTCCTGACCATGAACAACCTTGTGCGCCGGGAGGGGAAGGGAGAAGTCGACTACCTCTGGCCCCGCCCGGGCGAACAAGAGCCGAGCCGCAAAGTGTCCTATGTTTCCCTCTTTGAGCCGTGGCAGTGGGTTCTGGGGAGCGGCGTATACCTGGACGACGTGCAGGACGAAATTTCCATGCTGGAGGCGCGAGTCATAACGGGGGCACTGGTGACGCTGCTTCTCTCCGTGGTCTTTTCCGCCTATGCCGCCTACCGCATCAACCGCCCCCTCCGGCAGGCGCTCTTCTGTGCGGCCGCCGCCATGGGGCACGACACGTCGGTGGTGGAGGACAAAAGCCATGACGAGACACACCAGGTGCTCCATACCATCGAGCGGATGGTCAACGACCTGAAGCGTTCCCGAGACGAAGCGGAGTCCGCCAGCAGGATGAAGGGGGAGTTCCTGGCCAACATGAGCCACGAGATCCGGACCCCCATGAACGCCATCATCGGCATGACCGAACTGACCCTGGAAACGCCCCTTTCACCCTCCCAGCGCGAAAACCTGGAGATCATCGGTTCATCGGCCGAGAGCCTGCTGGGGCTGCTGAACGATATCCTGGATTTCTCGAGGATCGAGGCCGGGCGCCTCTTGCTGGAGAAGGTCCCCTTCGACCTCCGGAACACCGTGGAGGGAGCCCTGGACGTGGTAGCCCCCCAGGCCCACGGCAAGGGGCTGGAGCTGATCCTCGACGTGGCACGGGACCTCCCGGAGGCATTCATCGGCGATCCAACCCGCCTGCGGCAGGTGCTGATCAACCTCCTCAGCAATGCCGTCAAGTTCACCGCCAAGGGAGAAGTGGGCCTGAAGGTGGAGCGCGCCCCCTCTTCCGGCACGGACGACGGCGTGATGCTGCTCTTCACGGTTTCGGACACCGGCATCGGCATCCCCGCCGACAAGCTCTCCCTCATATTCGAGTCGTTCACCCAGGCCGACGGCTCCACCACCAGGAAATACGGGGGGTCGGGGCTGGGGCTCGCCATTTGCCGCGCCCTGGTGTCGATGATGGGAGGGGATATCTCCGTAAAGAGCGCCGTCGGAGTTGGGAGCACCTTCCGGTTCACGGCCCGGTTGGGGACCTGCGCTCTCCAGAACCGGGAAATCAGGCAGGCAGGGATACCCCGGTTTGGCCGGGAGGTGAAGATCCTTCTCGCCGAGGATAATCCCATGAATCTCAAGGTTTCCCGGCTCCTCCTGGAGATGATGGGGTGCCAGGTTGTTGCGGTGGAGAACGGCGGCGATGTCGTGAGCGCCATGAAGGGGGAGCGATTCGACGTGGTGCTGATGGATATCCAGATGCCGGTGCTGGACGGCCTGGAGGCGACCCGCGTGATACGGAGCGGCTCAGAGAGGGGCATCGACCAGACCACGCCAGTCATCGCCATGACCGCCCACGCCCTCAAGGGGTACGAGAAAGTCTGCCACGAGGCGGGGATGAACGATTTCATCTCCAAGCCGGTCCGGGCAGGGGAGCTGTACAACGTCATCCTCCGCAATCTCCCCCCGGCCCCCGGCGGTGGCGGGGTCACCCCTTCCGCGCTCTGA